The following are encoded in a window of Thermodesulfobacteriota bacterium genomic DNA:
- a CDS encoding diguanylate cyclase encodes MDRIPQAVLTCLEANDDETRTEGLDALVARHGGPACQAILQAMAGLHLEAEPALAAWTAIRALKSEMSQGLGRPVSLHTAVCEHLLSGQPGLKSPMLVESELYQRLMRDSRLDGLTGLLNRQCFDEALAREVARARRHDKELALCLLDLDDFKAINDTCGHQAGDQVLREVASAILAEKREEDTAGRYGGEELVLVLPETGEADALCLAERIRRQVAAIALATDGHQLQVTVSGGVAALPPPLTSATELIRLADLALADAKAAGKNRVLGAGDSLDHRRRHHRVPYAGPLRVRSLDRRERRAVAPRGRDISMGGVLFETKSALAPGSRIQLTIPIDRDLPLVVVGTVLRAEEAAPDWYAIAASFVKMDRTVKTAIARYMQQHRDQPVLGTDEARLH; translated from the coding sequence AGGGCCTGGACGCCCTGGTCGCCCGGCATGGTGGCCCGGCCTGTCAGGCCATCCTCCAGGCCATGGCCGGTCTCCATCTGGAGGCCGAGCCAGCCCTGGCCGCCTGGACCGCCATCCGCGCCCTCAAATCCGAGATGAGCCAGGGCCTGGGCCGGCCGGTGAGCCTCCATACCGCGGTCTGCGAGCATCTTCTGAGCGGCCAGCCAGGCCTGAAGAGCCCCATGCTCGTGGAGAGCGAGCTCTACCAGAGGCTGATGCGGGATTCCCGGCTGGATGGCCTCACGGGCCTCTTGAACCGGCAGTGCTTCGACGAAGCCCTGGCCCGGGAAGTGGCCCGGGCCCGGCGTCATGACAAGGAGCTGGCCCTGTGCCTCCTGGACCTGGATGACTTCAAGGCCATCAACGACACCTGCGGCCATCAGGCCGGTGACCAGGTGCTCCGGGAGGTGGCCTCGGCCATCCTGGCCGAGAAGCGGGAGGAGGATACCGCCGGCCGCTACGGGGGTGAAGAGCTGGTTCTGGTCCTGCCCGAGACCGGGGAGGCCGATGCCTTGTGCCTGGCCGAGCGGATCCGCCGCCAGGTGGCCGCCATCGCCTTGGCCACGGACGGCCATCAGCTGCAGGTGACGGTCAGCGGTGGGGTCGCCGCCTTGCCGCCCCCTTTGACCTCGGCCACCGAGCTGATTCGGCTGGCCGATCTGGCCCTGGCCGACGCCAAGGCCGCGGGCAAGAACCGGGTTCTCGGTGCCGGCGACAGCCTGGACCACCGGCGCCGCCATCACCGGGTGCCCTACGCCGGGCCGCTGCGGGTCCGCAGCCTGGACCGCCGGGAGCGGCGGGCAGTGGCCCCCCGGGGCCGGGATATCAGCATGGGCGGCGTGCTCTTCGAGACCAAGAGCGCTCTGGCGCCCGGATCCCGGATCCAGCTCACCATCCCCATCGACCGGGATCTGCCTCTGGTGGTGGTGGGCACCGTTCTGCGGGCCGAGGAGGCAGCCCCTGACTGGTACGCCATCGCCGCCTCCTTCGTGAAGATGGACCGGACGGTCAAGACCGCCATCGCCCGCTACATGCAGCAGCACCGGGACCAGCCCGTGCTCGGGACCGACGAGGCCCGGCTGCACTGA
- a CDS encoding pentapeptide repeat-containing protein → MRTHLLLAILLAVGLLAAERALAFNPNDVARLQAQRACPGCDLTGADLRQASLPSADLEGADLTHARLEGADLSEARLTWARLFGANLAGGRLEGAKLESANLETADLTAVHLVRAELKEACLVRASLRQADLTGADLEWADLEGADLAGAILDKAQLVAANLKKVYAKGARFQEADLHRALLEKAFLGEASFRAASLMRANLEGAYLKAADFQEASLQHASLRRANCRKADFRGADLYSADLAAAEIDGILLDRAKTRGAKMEDARGTPASGGS, encoded by the coding sequence ATGCGCACCCACCTTCTTCTTGCCATCCTGCTCGCCGTCGGCCTCCTGGCCGCGGAGCGGGCCCTGGCCTTCAATCCCAACGACGTGGCCCGCCTGCAGGCTCAGCGGGCCTGCCCCGGCTGCGATCTCACCGGGGCGGACCTGCGGCAGGCCTCTTTGCCCAGTGCCGACCTGGAAGGGGCCGATCTGACCCATGCCCGTCTGGAAGGGGCCGACCTGTCCGAGGCGCGGCTGACCTGGGCCCGGCTCTTCGGTGCCAACCTGGCCGGTGGCCGCCTGGAGGGCGCCAAGCTGGAATCGGCCAACCTGGAGACCGCCGACCTGACGGCCGTCCACCTGGTCCGTGCGGAGCTGAAGGAGGCTTGTCTGGTCCGGGCCTCCCTGCGGCAGGCCGATCTGACCGGTGCCGATCTGGAGTGGGCGGATCTGGAGGGTGCGGACCTGGCCGGGGCCATCCTGGACAAGGCGCAGCTGGTGGCGGCCAATCTCAAGAAGGTCTACGCCAAGGGCGCCCGGTTCCAGGAGGCGGATCTGCACCGGGCGCTCCTGGAGAAGGCGTTCCTGGGTGAGGCCAGCTTCCGCGCCGCCAGCCTGATGCGGGCCAACCTGGAAGGTGCCTATCTGAAGGCGGCGGACTTCCAGGAGGCCAGCCTCCAGCATGCCTCCTTGCGGCGGGCCAACTGCCGGAAGGCCGACTTCCGGGGGGCCGATCTCTATTCAGCGGATCTGGCGGCGGCGGAGATCGACGGCATCCTGCTCGACCGGGCCAAGACCCGGGGGGCCAAGATGGAGGATGCCCGGGGAACGCCGGCCAGCGGCGGCAGTTGA
- a CDS encoding response regulator, with product MPADTAMKILVVDDFATMRRILRNNLQAMGFTNVHEANDGFTALERLRQEPFDLVLSDWNMPTMTGLELLKKVRADPSLRRLPFIMITAEGQEHNIISAIQEKVSQYVVKPFTPEILADKIRSVFP from the coding sequence ATGCCCGCCGATACGGCCATGAAGATCCTGGTGGTGGACGACTTTGCCACCATGCGCCGCATCCTCAGAAACAACCTCCAGGCCATGGGCTTCACCAATGTGCACGAGGCCAACGACGGCTTCACAGCCTTGGAGCGCCTCCGCCAGGAGCCCTTTGACCTCGTCCTGTCGGACTGGAACATGCCGACCATGACCGGCCTGGAGCTCCTCAAGAAGGTCCGGGCCGATCCGTCCCTCCGGCGCCTGCCGTTCATCATGATCACCGCCGAGGGCCAGGAGCATAACATCATCTCCGCCATCCAGGAGAAGGTGAGCCAGTACGTCGTCAAGCCCTTCACCCCCGAGATCCTGGCCGACAAGATCAGAAGCGTCTTTCCCTGA
- a CDS encoding methyltransferase domain-containing protein, giving the protein MTTGVTGLAGSFSRAAASYDTFASVQAATASQLLQALPAGLAPGRVLELGCATGSYTALLADRFPASDLYALDFSPAMLVQAAARLAHQPRVRLILADALDFLAAPAQSFDLITANATLHWLPDLPRCARLVAGRLRRRGVLAASLFGPRTFQELAAALEAVCGRPIPVAAQAFPTPAAVAACFAAALPGARVTERSWQETYPSTLHLMRHIKATGTRGGGPPPLILTRRLLADLDAWLLEHRGGCRVTIQLVLLEARR; this is encoded by the coding sequence ATGACCACCGGCGTCACGGGCCTGGCCGGGAGCTTCTCCCGTGCTGCGGCCAGCTACGACACCTTCGCCTCTGTGCAGGCGGCGACCGCCAGCCAGCTCCTGCAAGCCCTGCCTGCTGGCCTTGCACCCGGCCGGGTGCTGGAGCTGGGCTGCGCCACCGGCAGCTACACCGCCCTTCTGGCCGACCGTTTCCCGGCGAGCGACCTCTATGCCCTGGACTTTTCCCCGGCCATGCTGGTGCAGGCGGCAGCCCGCCTGGCGCACCAGCCCCGGGTGCGGCTGATCCTGGCCGATGCCCTGGACTTTCTTGCCGCGCCGGCCCAGAGCTTCGACCTCATCACCGCCAACGCCACCTTGCACTGGCTGCCCGATCTTCCGCGCTGCGCCCGCCTGGTGGCTGGCCGCCTCCGCCGGCGCGGGGTGCTGGCTGCCTCCCTCTTTGGCCCCCGCACCTTCCAGGAGCTGGCCGCTGCCCTGGAGGCGGTGTGCGGCCGGCCGATTCCCGTGGCGGCCCAGGCCTTCCCGACCCCGGCTGCGGTTGCCGCCTGCTTTGCGGCCGCTCTGCCCGGAGCCCGAGTCACCGAGCGATCCTGGCAGGAGACCTATCCGTCGACCTTGCACCTGATGCGCCACATAAAGGCTACCGGCACCCGGGGCGGCGGACCGCCACCGCTGATCCTGACCCGCCGGCTCCTGGCCGACCTGGATGCCTGGCTCCTGGAGCACCGCGGCGGCTGCCGGGTGACCATTCAGCTGGTCCTCCTGGAGGCCCGGCGGTGA
- the bioD gene encoding dethiobiotin synthase: protein MRGLVVTGTDTGVGKTFVACLLVRFLRAQGWEAGYLKLVSTGAPRSEDLAFALAAAGLAQDPALERTLAPYSFPLPASPHLAAEQAGATIEPARLHAALAAAGRLFPFLVAEGAGGCLVPLTRDLLLADFLAETGLPALVVARTGLGTINHSLLTVEALRRRQVPILGLVFSDGPSAPDALLAEDNPRTVAAFAQVPVLGRLPPCPAQAAADQAFAPIGQRILQALGSER, encoded by the coding sequence GTGAGAGGCCTCGTGGTCACCGGTACCGACACCGGCGTGGGCAAGACCTTCGTGGCCTGCCTCCTGGTGCGCTTCCTCCGGGCCCAAGGCTGGGAGGCCGGCTACCTGAAGCTGGTCAGCACCGGCGCTCCCCGATCCGAGGATCTGGCCTTTGCTCTGGCCGCCGCCGGTCTCGCTCAGGATCCGGCCTTGGAGCGGACCCTGGCCCCCTACAGCTTTCCTTTGCCCGCTTCGCCCCATCTGGCCGCGGAGCAGGCCGGTGCCACCATCGAGCCCGCCCGGCTGCACGCGGCCCTGGCCGCGGCTGGTCGCCTCTTTCCCTTCCTGGTGGCAGAAGGCGCCGGCGGCTGTCTGGTGCCGCTGACCCGGGATCTGCTCCTGGCCGACTTCCTGGCCGAAACCGGGCTTCCTGCCCTGGTGGTGGCCCGTACCGGCCTGGGCACCATCAACCACAGCCTGTTGACGGTGGAGGCCCTGCGGCGGCGCCAGGTGCCCATCCTGGGTCTGGTCTTTTCCGATGGTCCAAGCGCCCCGGATGCGCTCCTGGCGGAGGACAATCCCCGCACCGTCGCCGCCTTCGCCCAGGTGCCGGTACTGGGACGCCTGCCACCCTGCCCCGCCCAGGCAGCGGCCGACCAGGCCTTCGCCCCCATCGGCCAACGGATCCTTCAAGCCCTGGGGTCCGAGCGATGA